In the bacterium genome, TGAGAGGTATGGCATTGGAAAATATTTAGGGCTTAAGCAGATAGAGATAGAAAGCAGGTTCACAGATTATATCGCAATCGAGTATGCTAAGGGTGATAAATTGTATGTGCCCATTGAGGATTTTAATCTGGTGGAGAAATATGTTGGCACTGAAGGTTACAAGCCAAAATTATATTCTCTGGATAGCACTGCCTGGCGTCAGGTAACGGCTAAAGTGAAAAAGTCTGTTCAGCGGATTGCCCGGGAGCTTCTGGAGATATATGCTGCCCGCCAGAAATTACCGGGACATGCTTTCCCTCGGGATAGCCATTACGAAAAAGAGTTTGCTGATGCTTTCATTTATGAGACGACCCTGGATCAGGAAAGAGCAATCGAAGAAGTTAAGCAGGATATGACAAGCCGAAAACCGATGGACAGGATTGTCTGCGGGGATGTTGGTTACGGTAAGACAGAGGTAGCTATGAGGGCCGGCCTTAAGGCTGTATTTGACAGTAAGCAGGTAGCAGTGCTTGCTCCCACAACAATTTTGGTTGAACAACACTACCACACTTTTTCTGAGAGATTCGCTGACTATCCTGTAGTGATTGAGATGCTCTCCAGATTCAAAAGCAAAAAGGAACAGAAAGAAATTGTTGAAAAATTAAAGCAGGGTTTAGTAGATATCGTTATTGGCACTCACAGGCTTCTCCAGAAGGATATTCAGTTTTTTGATTTGGGGTTAGTGGTGATTGATGAAGAGCAGAGGTTCGGTGTCCGTCACAAGGAGAAGTTGAAACAACTTCGAAAGACGGTGGATATATTGACCTTGACTGCTACACCTATTCCCAGAACTCTCTCTATGGCTCTGGGGGGAGTCCGGGATATGTCAGTTATAGATACCCCGCCACAAGGACGTATCCCTATTGAAACCTATTTAGGAGAATACAATGAGGAAATTGTGGAAGTGGCTATAAGGAATGAAATTGGACGGGGAGGTCAGGTCTTTTATGTGCATAATCGGGTGGAAACAATCGAGACAGTTGCCAGCTATCTAAAAAAGATGATGCCTGATGTGAGGATGGGAGTTGTCCATGGCAGGATGACAGCTTCAGAACTGGAAGAGGTAATGGTTAAATTTATAAATAAAGAGTATGACCTTCTAGTGGCCACCACTATAATCGAGGCAGGACTGGATATTCCCAATGTCAATACTATGATAATTACCAATGGGCAGGAGTTGGGTCTGGCACAACTTTATCAGTTGCGAGGAAGGATTGGCAGAGATAAATATAAAGCTTACTGCTACATTTTCTATCCACGCCGATTGCCACTCAGTGACATTGCTGAAAAGAGGCTGCAAACTATTGCCCAGTGCACTGAGTTGGGTTCGGGCTTTAAGATTGCACTCAGGGATCTCGAACTTCGCGGAGCGGGTAATATTATCGGGCCAGAACAGCACGGACATATCCTGGAAGTGGGATTCGATTTCTATTGTAAACTCTTGGAAGAGGCAGTTAACAGTGAGAAAGGCATCAAGATAGAACGGGAGCGACCTGTGGAAATAGATTTACAGGCAGATGCTTACATTCCTACGGACTATATTCCCGATCCAGCTCAGAGAATTAATATCTACAGGAAATTTGCCTCCTGCAGTGACTCTCAGAGTTTGGAGAAAATAAGGGAGGAGCTGGAAGACCGTTACGGTGATATTCCCCGGTCCTGTTTGACCCTGTTTGAATTGGTAGAGCTTCGCCAACTGGCTAAAAGATTGGGAATTGAGAAGATTGGTGAAAGAGATGGCGAGGTGGAAGTTGAATTCAGTCCACAAACTCAGGTACCACCGGATAAATTTATAGAGTTAGCTAAGGGCTTGAGAGAGAAAATTAAGTTTAAGCAGACGGAAAAATTTAAAATTTCAATTAGTCCCTGGGATTACGTTTCCAAGGTCAAAGGAGATTTAAAAGAGAAATTTGAAGGCGAACGGTTAAAAGTGAGGAAGTTGAAGGGTTTATTGCAAAAATTGATATAATCTGATATAATTAATTACTTAGCACTTTGTAGGCACGGTTTTAACCGTGCAAAAGGAGATGTGATGAAAAGAAAAATTTTATTTTTGCTACTGGGTATTCTGGTTATTGGATTGGGCGCACTTATTTTTTTTAAAACTAAGGATAATGGGAATACCCTGGTCCAGATTAAGGGAAGAAAGATTACACTTGAGGAGTTTCAAGTAAGAATTACCGAGATTCCCACTTATTATCAAGGATTCTTAGCTACGCATAACGGCAAAATAGAGCTTCTCAATGGTATGATTGCTGAGGCTGTGCTTATTCAAAAGGCAAAAGAAGAGGGGTTACATAGGAAGGAAGAGATCAGGAGGATGTTGAAGAATGTAGAAGATCGCATCCTCCTGGAGGCGATAGTTCAGGAGTTACAGAAAGACCGCATTGCCGTCTCAGACGAAGAAGTTAAAGAGTATTTGGAGAAAAATGAGGAGAAATTTGCAAGTCCCGAACAGATGAGAGTAAGCCACATTTTGGTAAAGAGAAAATCAGAGGCGAAGAAGATTTTAAATGAACTGAAAGAAGGCGCTAATTTCGAAAAGTTAACTCGAAAGTATTCAATCGATTCAATTACAGCTCCCCGGGGAGGTGATTTAGGCTATATTTCTCGGGGAGAAATGATTCCTGCGTTCGAAGAGGCTGTATTTGCTCTGGAAAACAGGAATGATATCAGCCCAATTATAGAGACTCCATTCGGATACCATCTGGTTAAGTTAACAGGCAGAAAGAAAATGAGAGAGAGGACTCCGGAGGAAATAGATTCTGAGATAAGGACGATAATCCAAAACGAGAAACTCGACAAACTAATGGAGAAGTATAGGAAGGAATCAATGGTTTCAGTTAATTATGACCTTTTAGACAAAGTTTCAGTAGGAATTCAATTAGAAAGTAAAGGAGAGACCAAAAATGAAGAAGAAAAATCGCAGAAGCCCTGAAGGAAAAATGGTAAGGAAAGAAATCATTAGCATCATCACCGTTTCTCTATTCACCATCCTTTGTCTTTTCATAGCCAGTTCCCTTGGGGCAAAAGTAGTTAACAAGACTGTAGCTACAGTTGATGGTGAAGTCATACTTATGAGCGAATACGAAAGAAGAGTCAAACCCGTGATAGAAGAGTATGAGAAGTTTCTAACGGGTCCAGATAAGGAAATAAAAATTAAAGAGCTTAAAGAGAAAATTCTCGAGCAGATGATCGATGAGAAGATTTTGATTAGCGAGGCTAAGAGGAAGAAAGTAAAAGTGAACAACAAGGAGATTCAGGATGGAATAGGAGAGATTAGGAAGAGATTTGGCACAGAAGAGGAATATAATCAAGAACTTGCCAGCCAGGGATTAGCGGAAGAAGAATTTAGGGGACAGGTGAAGAACCAACTAATGGTAATGAAATTGATTGATCAGGAAGTTAAAGCAAAGGTTGTTCCATCCACAGATAGTGAAATTGAAGACTTTTATAAACAGAATGAATCGGAAATGGTGGAACCCGAGCAGATGCGCGTGCGCCACATATTGATTAAAGTTGATGAAAATACTGATAAGAAGGAAGCTCTAAAGAAAATTGGAGAGATTTTAAAAGAGGTTAAGAAAGGGAAGACCAGCTTTGCGGAATTGGCGAAAAAGTATTCGGAAGGCCCGTCTGCTCCCCGGGGTGGTGATCTTGGGTTCTTCACAAGGGGTCAGATGGTGCGAGAATTTGAGGAGGCAGCTTTTGCTCTTAAGGTAGGGGAAATTAGCAATGTGGTGGAAACAGAATATGGTTACCATATTATTCAATGTATAGAGAAGAAAGCCTCAGAAAAGAAAAGTTTAGAAGAAATTCGAGACTACCTGCGGAACTTTATTTTTCAGAAGAAAATGGAAGAACGTTATGAAAAATGGTTGAGGACATTGAGGGATAAGGTAAGTATTACCAGGAGTGATATTGATTAAGGTTAGGTGAGAAAGCGGAGAGTAGATTGTTGAGATACGTAGGTAAGGGAATTTTAGATGCAACCAGTGGCTTGGGTCGGATAACAGGATTATTCCGCCAGATAATCTACTGGACTGGTCGTCGCCCGCTGAGGAGTAAGGACATTGTAAGTCAGATGATGGAGATTGGAGTAAGGTCGTTTCCAGTAATTGGACTTACTGCTCTGTTTACGGGTATGGTTTTAGCTTTACAGACTGGCTATGCTTTCAGCAATTTTTTTGGTGAGCCTGTGTATGTGGGAATGGCTGTTGGATTTTCTATGGTTAAGGAATTGGGTCCAGTTATGTGCTCTGTGGTTTTAGCTGGTAGAGTTGGTGCAGCGATAGCGGCTGAGATTGGGACAATGAAGGTTACAGAGCAGATAGATGCTCTGTATACTCTGGGCACAAATCCTGTAAAGTATTTAGCAGTCCCCAAGTTTTTGGCCTGTCTGATTATAGTTCCCATCCTTACCCTGTTAGCAGATATTATTGGTGTTTTAGGCGGACTCTTGGTTAGCGTCTATTCGTTTAATATTCCAGCAGCCGTTTATCGAGATGAGATTCTGAATTTTATGCGGATTGATGATGTGTACCATGGTCTAATAAAATCTCTCTTTTTTGCCGTAATAATTATTATGGTCTGTTGTTATAAGGGATTCACCTGCGAAGGTGGAGCGCAAGGTGTGGGGAGAGCAACTACTTCGGCGGTAGTAACTTCTTTGGTCTTGATTTTAATTTCAGACTACTTCTTGACGGCCTTTCTGGTCTCCATTGGAATTGGTGCCACCCATTTTTAAAATGTAGAAAGGTCTGGAGTCCGCCCGAAAGGGCGGTATGTAATTTCCTTGCTTTCGCAAGGACTCCATGTTTTTGGAGTCCGCCCGAAAGGGCGGATGAGTTGAAATATGATAAGGATTAACAATATCCATAAGAGCTTTTTAGGGAATAGAGTTCTACGGGGAGTGAACCTGGAAATAAAAGAAGGAGAGACAATTACCATAATAGGTGGGAGTGGCTGTGGGAAGAGCGTCCTTTTAAAACATATTGTGGGGCTCATGAAGCCAGAAGTTGGTGAAATCGAAATAGATGGTCAAGAAATCACCAGGTTGGGAATGGAGGAATTGGCTGAGGTTCAAAAGAAATTCGGTATGCTCTTTCAGGGAGCTGCTCTATTCGATTCTTTAACAGTAGGAGAAAACATATCTTTTGGTTTGCGTATGTTAACCGATTTGGATGAGAAAGAGATAAAAAGGAGAGTTTCCGAAAAGCTTCCTCTGGTCGGCATGGAAGGGATTGAACAGCTAATGCCTGCTGAACTTTCTGGAGGAATGAAGAAGAGAGTGGCGCTTGCCCGGGCAATTGCTATGAATCCCAAGTATATTCTTTACGATGAACCCTCAACTGGCCTTGACCCAATTATGGCCGATGTAATTAATAATTTAATCTTAAATTTACAAGAGAAACTAAACATAACTTCTATTGTTGTCACTCACGATATGGTTACTGCCTACAAGGTTTCCGATCGGATTGCCATGCTTTACCAGGGCCGGATAGAAGAGATAGGAACGCCGGAAGAAATAAAAGAGACGAAAAATCCTGTGGTGAGACAGTTTATTACTGGCTCAAGTGAGGGGCCTATAAAGATGAAGTTAAAGGAGTAGATTGATGTTAACTCAGGAGACAAAAGTAGGGCTTTTTGTTCTGTGTGGTCTTGTAGCTTTGGTAATAGTGACTGTTCTTCTTGGCGATATCCATTTGGGAAAGCGGTATAAAATAAAAATCATTTTCAACGATGTTAGTGGGCTTCCGGAAAAAGCCCAGGTAAGAAGAGCAGGAGTGGTCGTAGGAAAAGTTACAGATATCAGACTGGTTGGGGATAAAGCTCAAGTGGCTGCTTTCATAAAAAAGGATGTGAGAATCCATAAGGACGCACGGGCGAGGATTGTCTCTTTCGGGATTGTGGGCACGAAGTATCTGGAAATTACTTCTGGTTCAGAAGAAGAGCCACTCCTCGAGGACGGGGATACTATTATAGGTATTGACCCTGTTAGTATTGAGAGGGCTGTGGAAAAAGTCTTACTTGGCGTGGGAGGTCTGGTGGAGGAGATAAAAGGGGTTGGTAAAGAAGAGGAATTGGGCAAGTCTCTGAGAGTATTTTTGGATAATATTGGAGAGGTCACCCGGAAATTGAATAGAGCTCTGGGCACTGAAGGACAGGAGTTAGAGGAGACAATTAAGAATCTTAACCAACTCTCAGCTAATATAAGGGAAATAACCGATAGTTTAAATCAGAAAAGTATCATCAGTTCCCTGCAAAAGCTTGACAGAAGCCTGGATGAAATCGCCGAAGTTGCAGAAAAGCTCAATAAAGGGG is a window encoding:
- the mfd gene encoding transcription-repair coupling factor; protein product: MKDELLQFWEKDRSLKKISEKIVNKERKIKVSGLWGGSKAFFILGLKERISQALLVIAEREDDLERLREDLKAFRGESSLFSQENREDSLVSLYHLSLEKNPLLVTTLDSIKKKIISPSQFSLLTLTLSQGGKIEYQKITEKLTDAGYERIDIVEGVGEFRLRGEILDVWSPNFDRPLRVVFFEDHIEEMRWFDPLTQRSISTVGEAKVIPAKLSDEKSSHTIFDYFPEEGVVLKDSVELSSSAGRRLVEVYLSILPQRSALNFSTKSPPSFYGKIGFFCQGLADWRKERWETYVFCNNEGEKSRLEELLREQGEEIFPHFRIGNLNSGFIFPALKLVVISEKEIFGRYKIRHRYPKLKYPVRRLSDLIELNTGDYVVHERYGIGKYLGLKQIEIESRFTDYIAIEYAKGDKLYVPIEDFNLVEKYVGTEGYKPKLYSLDSTAWRQVTAKVKKSVQRIARELLEIYAARQKLPGHAFPRDSHYEKEFADAFIYETTLDQERAIEEVKQDMTSRKPMDRIVCGDVGYGKTEVAMRAGLKAVFDSKQVAVLAPTTILVEQHYHTFSERFADYPVVIEMLSRFKSKKEQKEIVEKLKQGLVDIVIGTHRLLQKDIQFFDLGLVVIDEEQRFGVRHKEKLKQLRKTVDILTLTATPIPRTLSMALGGVRDMSVIDTPPQGRIPIETYLGEYNEEIVEVAIRNEIGRGGQVFYVHNRVETIETVASYLKKMMPDVRMGVVHGRMTASELEEVMVKFINKEYDLLVATTIIEAGLDIPNVNTMIITNGQELGLAQLYQLRGRIGRDKYKAYCYIFYPRRLPLSDIAEKRLQTIAQCTELGSGFKIALRDLELRGAGNIIGPEQHGHILEVGFDFYCKLLEEAVNSEKGIKIERERPVEIDLQADAYIPTDYIPDPAQRINIYRKFASCSDSQSLEKIREELEDRYGDIPRSCLTLFELVELRQLAKRLGIEKIGERDGEVEVEFSPQTQVPPDKFIELAKGLREKIKFKQTEKFKISISPWDYVSKVKGDLKEKFEGERLKVRKLKGLLQKLI
- a CDS encoding peptidylprolyl isomerase gives rise to the protein MKRKILFLLLGILVIGLGALIFFKTKDNGNTLVQIKGRKITLEEFQVRITEIPTYYQGFLATHNGKIELLNGMIAEAVLIQKAKEEGLHRKEEIRRMLKNVEDRILLEAIVQELQKDRIAVSDEEVKEYLEKNEEKFASPEQMRVSHILVKRKSEAKKILNELKEGANFEKLTRKYSIDSITAPRGGDLGYISRGEMIPAFEEAVFALENRNDISPIIETPFGYHLVKLTGRKKMRERTPEEIDSEIRTIIQNEKLDKLMEKYRKESMVSVNYDLLDKVSVGIQLESKGETKNEEEKSQKP
- a CDS encoding peptidylprolyl isomerase, which gives rise to MKKKNRRSPEGKMVRKEIISIITVSLFTILCLFIASSLGAKVVNKTVATVDGEVILMSEYERRVKPVIEEYEKFLTGPDKEIKIKELKEKILEQMIDEKILISEAKRKKVKVNNKEIQDGIGEIRKRFGTEEEYNQELASQGLAEEEFRGQVKNQLMVMKLIDQEVKAKVVPSTDSEIEDFYKQNESEMVEPEQMRVRHILIKVDENTDKKEALKKIGEILKEVKKGKTSFAELAKKYSEGPSAPRGGDLGFFTRGQMVREFEEAAFALKVGEISNVVETEYGYHIIQCIEKKASEKKSLEEIRDYLRNFIFQKKMEERYEKWLRTLRDKVSITRSDID
- a CDS encoding ABC transporter permease, whose translation is MLRYVGKGILDATSGLGRITGLFRQIIYWTGRRPLRSKDIVSQMMEIGVRSFPVIGLTALFTGMVLALQTGYAFSNFFGEPVYVGMAVGFSMVKELGPVMCSVVLAGRVGAAIAAEIGTMKVTEQIDALYTLGTNPVKYLAVPKFLACLIIVPILTLLADIIGVLGGLLVSVYSFNIPAAVYRDEILNFMRIDDVYHGLIKSLFFAVIIIMVCCYKGFTCEGGAQGVGRATTSAVVTSLVLILISDYFLTAFLVSIGIGATHF
- a CDS encoding ABC transporter ATP-binding protein; this encodes MIRINNIHKSFLGNRVLRGVNLEIKEGETITIIGGSGCGKSVLLKHIVGLMKPEVGEIEIDGQEITRLGMEELAEVQKKFGMLFQGAALFDSLTVGENISFGLRMLTDLDEKEIKRRVSEKLPLVGMEGIEQLMPAELSGGMKKRVALARAIAMNPKYILYDEPSTGLDPIMADVINNLILNLQEKLNITSIVVTHDMVTAYKVSDRIAMLYQGRIEEIGTPEEIKETKNPVVRQFITGSSEGPIKMKLKE
- a CDS encoding MlaD family protein, coding for MLTQETKVGLFVLCGLVALVIVTVLLGDIHLGKRYKIKIIFNDVSGLPEKAQVRRAGVVVGKVTDIRLVGDKAQVAAFIKKDVRIHKDARARIVSFGIVGTKYLEITSGSEEEPLLEDGDTIIGIDPVSIERAVEKVLLGVGGLVEEIKGVGKEEELGKSLRVFLDNIGEVTRKLNRALGTEGQELEETIKNLNQLSANIREITDSLNQKSIISSLQKLDRSLDEIAEVAEKLNKGEGAMGRLLTDEKMGEQIEEMVESLQESSEQAKKILQRTSGLRTAWEYQLNYNVNEEKLRSDFGLSLIPGKERFYYFSVNNIGESNRDTDSGEQKINSITVKVGKNLGLFSLYGGVIRSSGGFGGAFWPIKDRIEIDAEVFRFSRERAWLNAGTRFRINDWCYLRINGEDILNQGTVNSSIGVVLK